TGTTAACTATTACCTGTTCACTGTTACCTCATATCTGGGTAAGCTGGACGCGGCCGGCGTCGGTGATGGCGTACTTGCGCTCGCCAGTGATCATGCAGGTGGTGGACGTGATCAGGCGCAGGGCCTCCAGCTCCTGGATAGCTAGGTCGATATCGGCAGTACCTGGACTCGGAGACATGTCCAGGGATACCTCGGCCCGGAGGGCAGACACGCGCTGGGTATAGGCAGCGGGCAGCCGGTCGAGGACCTGCAGGACGGTGATCTTGATGTTGGCGCGAGTGGTCATAAGGATTTACGGGTCTTGAGGATGTCGATCATCAGGGTGAGGGTGCCGGACATCTCATTAAGCTTGACGGTGATGCCGTTGAGCCTCTTGTGCATGTCGTCGGTGGTCTTGGCTTGGAGGGCCTTGAGTTCCGCCACCTCCTCACGGGTGGCGTACTTGTCCTCCATCAAGAAGCGCTGGGGATCGTCGGATTGCTGGGGAGCCTTGCGGCCCTTGACCATCCACCATGTCCCGGACGAGCCGAGAGCAACGCCGAGGATGGTGCCCACTGCCTCCGGCGAGATGCCTGCAGCGGCGTCTGCTATTAGTGCAAGGATCATGATCAGAGCAGTTGGGCCAGCGTGCTGGCCCCGGTGGTGTAAGCGCGGTGGAGGGTGGCCGTGGGGAGGGAGCCCAGCTGGACATGGCCGGGATCGTAGGGCGAGCGCCAGTCTCCACCCCACACCAGACCCAGCTTATGGGCCAGGGCCGCCACGGGCTTATAGATGGAGTCCGGTCCCTCGCTGGGTGCCCAGATATCACGGCCGTCCCTAAACAGGCAGACGTCGGCCGCAATGCCAAAATTGTGCATGGACTGCCCTCCCCTGGCGTTGGTCACCTTGGGGCGCTTGGCGTAGAGCTTGTCTTGCTCGTCGTAGGTGCGGAGTCCGCAGATGAGCCGCCAGTCGGCAAGACCGCGCAGGGCCGTCATCATCTGGCGCACCTTGAGCGCGGCCAGAGGCTGGAGGGTAAGCAGGTTGTCCTCCGTGCGCTTGTCCAGCCGGCCGTAGCGGGTCTGGAGCTGTTGATGGCTCTCGCGCCACTGGGCCGCCGCCTCACGGGTCAGCGGACCGGTGATGCCGTCAAGCTGGCCCCGGTAAAATCCGGCAAATTTGAGGGCGCGCTGCCACGCCAGTGTGTTGGATTGTAACTCTGCGTAGGTCATTGCTGTGGAGAGTGGAGGGTTAAGAGTTGAGAGTGGAGGTTACTTGGACGTGGCCTGGACGACTGGCGGTACTACGACAACGTCCGGAGTTGATTGGGACCAGGCAACGCTGTGGGAGTCACGGTCCACCACCAGGGATGAGCCACCACGGATGACCACCACCTGCCCGTCGGTAAGAGCCACGCTGGTGGCTACCGGGTCGGCATCCTTGCTGCAGGAGTTGCCAAGCAGGATCATCAACGCGCCCAGGACGATCATCAGGCGGGTCGTCCCGGACAAAGGTGAGGAGGACCCGGAGCCATTGGGCATGGACGACGTATCCTGATCAGGATACTGGCTCCGGTCCTCCACAGGGGGAGCGACGTCCTCCCCCATGGAAGCGACGGGGAGAGGGAGGACGCCGGCCGGATTGGCGGACTGGCCACTCTGGCCATCCTCTCCGGCAAGCTGGTATTTCCCGCCGCTTATAAACTGCAGCAGGATGTTGACCGCGCCAAGGGCGCTAAAGAATTCAATGGGGTTGCTGTCCAGCCAGGCCCGTACGTCGGGGATGATCAGAGCCAGTAAGGCGGCCAAGTTGGTCCAAAAGTATTTGGACAGGTAAAATGGCGTCTTGTTGGTGGTGGTGTTCCCGGCTCCACCCGGAGCCGGGATTGTATCATGTGCACCAGTAGTATTATCAACAGGAGAGGGAGTGTAGCTCATGGGGGCACTTTAGCCCATTCCCGGCGACCCTCTGTTGCATTTGGCGCGTTTGTTGCATTTGGCGCATTTGGCGTCAAAAAAAGTCGAATGTGCTCTGCAGCAGGCGGGCGTGACGGATGGCCCGTCTCTGGAGAGTGACGGCCATAGCCTCCACCTGGCGACGGTAGAGCAGCCACTTTCTTCCGGCCGGGTTGGGACGCCAAGCGATCAGGCTGCCGTGCATCACCATGCGCCTGACCGTCTGTGAGGACACTCCCAGCAGGGCCGCTGCCTGGGTAATGGTACAGAGGGGCCCGGAGGCCCAGTGCTTGAGCGTCTTGTCGTCCATGCCTCAACCTTACCACAATTTTTTGCCATCTCTAATGACGGCCAAAAAAAGCCCCCTGCAGGGATGCTGCAGGGGGCGTGCAATGGTTGGATGTTGTTAACCTAAAACGTGGGGAGCTTTTTCTTTTATTGCCTCATAAATACGGATTAACAATTCATCAGGCGCAGTTTCGGCAGCAGGGCTTTTCAAATGCATCGTGTCACCTTTTCTCTCACATGGAGAGAATGGTAGGATTTGGTTCACTTCATCATCTGATAGGTTCGCCCACAATTTTATGTCTTCTAGGGCTTCTACTTCATTGTGTCTATCCGTTTCAAAAATATTGTTGAGCAATGCATGCATAAAATTCCATTTCAAGGCATTATTTCCGTCAATAGTAATGGATTCAATTTCGTTATTTGACGTTGAATTAAGTAATATTTTGTGCATATAGGAATAGAATATACAGAAGTATGAAAATACAAAATTTGTACTTATGTCATTAACATTAATAAAAAGACCGCCGGGAATTTTCCTGGCGGTCTTGCCGTACTGGGTATCGACGGAGATTAGGCAGTGAGCACGAGGCCGAGTCGGTCGGAGGCGATGCGGTGGTAGTCCGGTGACAGCTCAATGCCCACGGCCGTATGTCCCTTGTTGCGCGCAGCCACCAGGGTGGTTCCGCTGCCGGCAAACGGGTCCAAGATGCGGGACTTGGCAGGCAAGATGGTCATGAGGTGCTCCATCAGGGGGACCGGCTTGCCCGTCAAGTGGAGCTTATCCTTGGGGCGGATTGGCTCGCGGACCACTCCCGGAGGGCATAGCTTGACGGACTTGTTATATCCTCCATGCGTGGCGGTCAGGACGTACTCGGCCTGGTTGCGGTACAGTCCCATCTGGGGGCGGCAGCTTTCCGTCTTGTCCCAGGGGATGATGCCCCTCCACGTCCAGCCGGCAATCTGCAAGGCGTCGGAGGTGAGCGGGAGTTGACGCCAATCGCTAAATACCATCAGCCAGCCGCCGGGGCGCGTCAGGCGGAGGGCCTGCTCCATCCACCGCACGGACCACATCAGGTGGGTACGCTGGTCGCGGGTGTCATTGCTAAACGTCGGGTAGTATTTACGGGTGCCGGATTGCTGGTACTTGACGCGTGGGTCTTGTGCTCTGGCAGCGGTAGAGAGGCCGCCGCTGGCGTAGGGAGGATCGGTGATCACGGCATCATAGGATGCCTCCGGCATCGTCATCATCAGGGACATGCAGTCCCCATGCAACATGGTATGTGTGTTGGTCATCGGACGCGAGCATAGCTCACGCAAGCACCTCTCTCTAACGTCACAACAAATTTATTATGAATTTGTTATGCTTGTTAGATGTATAAAATTTATGATCAGAATGTTGCGCTGTGTCATACATCAGATATTGCGCTTCATAAGGACAAAAATCCAGCGGCCGTCGTCAAACAAAGTGCCAGCATAATCCCATCCAAAAAAATCAAGGTCTTTTTGGCTATTGGGGGAGATCAAAGGTTCTTCTTTTCCGTCGTAAAAATCCTTTTTGTATAATGCGCGGAATCGGTATTCGTATTTGATTGGACGCTTGCTGATTTTTTCTTGGCTACCTGTTTGAGGTAGCCTTGTCACATCAGCTATTTGGGTAGAAAGGTTGTACAAGCTGTATGAGATTGCCCCAGTAAGAGCGATCAAGCAGATGCCTATTACGGTGAGAGTGTAAAACTGCCATGGTTTCATATCTAATTGGTCATTATTTACTTACATTGTTAACTAATAATTTTAAGGCCTCACGCAATTTTGCGAGCTCTCGTTCTGACTCTCTCCATTTATGTTCATAGTATGAAGATTCTTGTAGACTTTCGGCTCCAGTACGTCGCCATAGATAGTCCATCGATACTGACAAAGCATCCGCCATTCTTTGCAACTCCCCCGCTTTAGGAGTCGCCTTACCTCTAAGATAAAGAGATATAGCACTTTGTGATATACCAGTAGATTCGGCAAGCATGACCTGAGAGAACCCTTTTTGCTTCATCAGCTCTCTCAAATTATCTTGAAATAGAAGTTTCTTCATATTTTGTGCTTGCCAAATATTACGTTACTGGTATTAGTTTCTTCATAAGGCCGCCCCATAAGGGCGGCCATAGGAAGAACCTAACAAATCTCTTATGAGAACACAAGAAGACATCTCACTCCAGTGGCTCTTGAGCAGGGGGTATACGCCTGTTGAGGCTGCCGAAGCATTAGGGGTATCACCTAGTCACGTACGCAGAGTACTCAAAGGGGCCCCAGACCGAGGCAATGCCCTGAAAGCTCGCATCAGGAGGTTGCCGCGTAAAAAACTGACATCATTAAGGAGGAGCAGGTAACAATGCTGAGGAACGCCGCCAATCTCATTGCCGCCATAGCAGTCATGGCCCTGGCATTTTTTGGGATGGTCAAGGCAGGAGGCTGGTATCTGGATACGGAGGAGCGGCAAGTGCGCGACGGCATCAAGGACCCGCGCACGGCCAGCCTGCCAGTTATAGAAAGGCCACACGATGATGGACGACACCCCCGTTGATATGGACGCCCCCATGACTGCTGATGAGTGGGCCATCTGGGGAGCCCTGTGGAACATCCCGGAGGTGCGCCGCCATTACCAGGTACATCACGACGGACCGCTTACCTGCTCGAACCTGGCTCATTACCTGGGCCTGTCCGACAAGGCTATCTGGGAGCTGCAAGACAAGGCCCTGGTCAAGCTGAGGGTGGCCCTCAACCGCTACATCCTACAGCAAGAGATCAATCGTCAACAACATTTTGACCAATGAAACACGAGCTAATGATAACCGCTGAAACGCGGGTGACGCTGGGCGTCAGCGAAGCCAACCGCCTGCATCGGTATGCCCAGGCGCAGGCCGAGATGGCGGCATGCGCCGGCCGCAATGCCGTGACGGCAGGACTCAAGCTGGGCAAGCTGCTGACCGAGCTTAAGGCCGCGACTCCCCATGGAGAGTGGGGTGAATTCTTCGCCAAAGACGATAAATTGAAACCACGGTTTCAATTTACCCAGCAGATGTCCAACCGCTACATGCGCTGCTACAAGACAGCAGCCGGTCGATTGGCCAATACGGAGAGGTATCTCCTGGACGCCGGACTGAGCGGTGAACCTGTCTCCGAACTGCCCACCCTAGTGGATAAAGTAACCGACGGAGCCGAGACACCTCGACAGATGGAGATCAACCTGGGAGTTATCTCTACCCGCAAGCGGACAACGCATGACCGGGTTAAGCCCCTGGGATTTACTGGAGCCGGCAACCCTGACGGAGCGCTGGCCCTCACCCCTATGGACAAGCTGGCCAATGACCTGGCCGCCCTCAATCTCCCCCCGGATGAGCTGGAGCGTCGCCGGCACCAGGCCGAGCAGGATGCGGCCTGCCTGCTCAAGCAGCTGGGGACCTTTGTGGACCAAGGCTACATCCACTTATTGCGTCTCCAGGAGCGCGAGCTTTTCGCTGAGTCCTTGGCCGCCTACGCCCGCAAGATATCCAACGTCGACGAGCAGCGAGTCAAGGCCACGATGGATGGGTTGGTCAACGGCACAACTACATTATAACACAATGGACAATATCACCATGGACGATTTACCGCTGGTGGAGCGGGACAGAGTGCTGGCCATCTATGCGGCCTGCAAGCGCATCAAGGAGGCCAGCGCCTGCTATGGAGCGCAGCAGGGAGCTATCCGGGATGCTGCAGCCCTCTGTGGCATATCCTCCGTCACCATGCGCCGCTGGTATGATATCTGGCGCAACAGCGGAGACAATCCCCTCTCCCTGGTGGACCGCCGCTACCGCAAGATACAGGCCCGTAGCCGTGTTACCCTCAGCAAATTCTTGGCCTATTGGCACGGTCTCTGCACCCAGTGCCAGCGCAATGGGGGCATACCCACCGCCAGGCTGCAGCTTATCAAGACCTGGACGGAGAGGCGCGACACCATCCCCGGCTATGAGGACTGGCCGGGCTGGCCGCGCATCCCCTCCGGCTGGAGCCTGCGCAACCTGCAGCGGCTTGCCCCCCAGACCCTGGAGACGGTGGCGCTCAAGCAGGGCATCCGCACGGCAGCGCCCCAACTGGCCCAGGTACTGGCCACCCGCGAGGGACTCTGGCTGGGCAGTCATTTCTTGTTTGACGACGTGTGGTTGGACCTCCAGGTCTTATCCGGCCGCGACAAGGGGCAGCCCCTGCAGCTTGGGGTGCTGGAGTACCTTACGGGCAAGCGTGTAGCGTGGGGCCAAAAAATC
The genomic region above belongs to Akkermansia massiliensis and contains:
- a CDS encoding M15 family metallopeptidase, translating into MTYAELQSNTLAWQRALKFAGFYRGQLDGITGPLTREAAAQWRESHQQLQTRYGRLDKRTEDNLLTLQPLAALKVRQMMTALRGLADWRLICGLRTYDEQDKLYAKRPKVTNARGGQSMHNFGIAADVCLFRDGRDIWAPSEGPDSIYKPVAALAHKLGLVWGGDWRSPYDPGHVQLGSLPTATLHRAYTTGASTLAQLL
- a CDS encoding excisionase family DNA-binding protein → MDDKTLKHWASGPLCTITQAAALLGVSSQTVRRMVMHGSLIAWRPNPAGRKWLLYRRQVEAMAVTLQRRAIRHARLLQSTFDFF
- a CDS encoding DNA-methyltransferase, which gives rise to MTNTHTMLHGDCMSLMMTMPEASYDAVITDPPYASGGLSTAARAQDPRVKYQQSGTRKYYPTFSNDTRDQRTHLMWSVRWMEQALRLTRPGGWLMVFSDWRQLPLTSDALQIAGWTWRGIIPWDKTESCRPQMGLYRNQAEYVLTATHGGYNKSVKLCPPGVVREPIRPKDKLHLTGKPVPLMEHLMTILPAKSRILDPFAGSGTTLVAARNKGHTAVGIELSPDYHRIASDRLGLVLTA
- a CDS encoding helix-turn-helix domain-containing protein, giving the protein MKKLLFQDNLRELMKQKGFSQVMLAESTGISQSAISLYLRGKATPKAGELQRMADALSVSMDYLWRRTGAESLQESSYYEHKWRESERELAKLREALKLLVNNVSK
- a CDS encoding helix-turn-helix domain-containing protein, with protein sequence MRTQEDISLQWLLSRGYTPVEAAEALGVSPSHVRRVLKGAPDRGNALKARIRRLPRKKLTSLRRSR